One Halolamina litorea genomic window carries:
- a CDS encoding signal peptidase I, whose amino-acid sequence MRRELELGVVGLLALVAIGGAVGQPVLLSYVVTDSMEPTLEPGDGFVALPSAVADAPEEGDVVVYRAQTGDHAGSLVTHRVVDETEQGYVTKGDANPFTDQGAGEPPVPESRVVATALQFDGEVLVLPGLGSALMALGGVFGGISSDVGVPGGSGVGLVVFGVGAVLYAVSLGGLGARDRRRERERERERVITAEQIVLGIVLLVVLPATATMVAPAGGHSFPVVSSESQTAAGTAVPAGTTVERTVDLNNEGLLPVAVFLDPGTAGIEPVQERYALDGGENVEAAVRLSAPEETGYYLRTMSEHRYLMVLPPSLIGALYGIHPWLPIVAIDTALAGAAGILSLAVLGRAKIRMRSRSRRTER is encoded by the coding sequence ATGCGCCGGGAACTGGAGTTGGGCGTTGTCGGCCTGCTGGCGCTGGTGGCCATCGGCGGCGCGGTCGGCCAACCGGTGTTACTCAGCTACGTCGTGACCGACAGCATGGAGCCGACGCTGGAGCCCGGCGACGGCTTCGTCGCCCTTCCGAGCGCCGTCGCCGACGCGCCCGAGGAGGGCGACGTGGTCGTCTATCGGGCACAGACCGGCGACCACGCGGGCAGTCTCGTCACCCACCGCGTCGTGGACGAGACCGAACAGGGGTACGTCACGAAAGGCGACGCCAACCCCTTCACCGATCAGGGGGCGGGCGAGCCGCCGGTGCCAGAGAGCCGTGTCGTCGCGACTGCGCTCCAGTTCGACGGCGAGGTGCTCGTCCTGCCGGGGCTGGGCTCGGCGCTGATGGCCCTCGGCGGAGTGTTCGGCGGTATCAGCAGCGACGTCGGCGTCCCGGGCGGCAGCGGCGTGGGGCTGGTGGTGTTCGGGGTCGGGGCGGTGCTGTACGCGGTCAGCCTCGGCGGCCTCGGCGCACGGGACCGCCGTCGGGAGCGCGAACGCGAGCGCGAGCGGGTGATCACCGCCGAACAGATCGTGCTCGGGATCGTGCTACTCGTGGTGTTGCCCGCGACGGCGACGATGGTCGCGCCCGCGGGCGGGCACTCGTTCCCGGTCGTGAGTTCGGAGTCCCAGACCGCCGCCGGGACGGCGGTTCCGGCCGGAACGACCGTCGAGCGGACCGTCGACCTCAACAACGAGGGGCTGTTGCCGGTCGCGGTGTTCCTCGATCCGGGAACGGCGGGGATCGAGCCGGTACAGGAGCGCTACGCCCTCGACGGGGGCGAGAACGTCGAGGCGGCGGTCCGGCTGTCGGCGCCCGAGGAGACCGGCTACTACCTGCGGACGATGAGCGAGCACCGCTACCTGATGGTGTTGCCGCCGTCGCTGATCGGCGCACTGTACGGTATCCATCCGTGGCTCCCCATCGTCGCCATCGACACCGCGCTCGCGGGGGCGGCGGGGATACTGTCGCTCGCGGTGTTGGGGCGGGCCAAAATCCGGATGCGAAGCCGCTCACGGCGAACCGAGCGGTGA